The following is a genomic window from Pseudomonas promysalinigenes.
AAAACCCGGCAGGACCAGCAGGTCAGCATCGCCTCATTGCCCCATACGCTGCTCAACATCGCCGGCATTACGATGCCCGGCTACGACAGCACCCAGGACTTGCTCAGCGACGATTTCAAGGCCTCGCGTTGCTCACACCTGCTGGGCACAGGCTATGTACCGACGTTCGACTTCAGCATCAAGCACATTGCGGCTGAGTGATCAGCTTGCAAGTACCAATGGATGCAAGGCTCGGAAGTTGTGCGCTTCTTCTACCAGCCAGTCATGCACCGCGCGGGCGCCCGGCTGGTTCAAACCTCCTGGCGGATAGTGCACTACATAGCGTTTGTGATTGGCGATCGGGTGGCCGAACGGCACGATCAAAGCCCCTCGTTCCAGTTCGTCATTGAGCAGCGTGCGCCGAGCAATGGCTACGCCGATGCCGGCGATTGCCGCTTCGATGGTCAGGTGATTACGGTTGAAGGTGTGCCCGCGGCGCACGTCCAGGCCAGTGGCGCCGATACCTTCCAGGTAGAACTCCCATTCGGCGTATTCGGAACTGCCTCGCCACGCGGTGATGTCGTGCAGCAGCGGGTAGTGAGCCAGATCTGCCGGGCCGTGCAGTGGCGGCCGGGCACGCAGCAGCGCGGGTGAGCACACCGGGAAGATCTGCTCATCCAGCAACGGTGTCGACAGCATTCCGGGATAACTGCCGTCGTTGAGGTCAATGGCCAGGTCGAAATCGCCAGGGTGCAAAGCCTGGGCGCTGTCTTCGGCGACCAGGCGTAGCTCGATGTCCGGATAGCGCTGTTGAAACCTCGGCAACCTGGGGGTCAGCCATTTCGCCAGAAACGACGGGATCGAGCGCAGGCGCAGTGTGCCGCGTATCTCACCGGCATCCAAGCGCAACAGCTCAGCCTCGATAGCGCCGTAGGCGTCGGTCACCGTCTGCGCCAGCCGCTGGCCTTCGGCGCTCAGCTCCACACCCCGAGCCCGACGCAGAAACAGTCTGTAGCCCAGCCGCTGCTCGAGCTGACGCATTTGCTGGCTAACCGCGCCAGGGGTGATGTGCAGTTCCTCTGCACAGCGGGTGAACGACAGATGCCGTGCTGCGCAGGAAAATACATGCAGCCAGACGAACATCTGACCATTGAGTTGGCGTCGCATCGTTTAGTACCGCTAAAAGCTGGCTTAGGAAGTTTCGTTGGTCATCCTTGCGTGAGCGCGGCAGTATCGCGCAACTTTGCAGTACCGTTCAATTTTCTCAGACATCCGTGGCGCCGCTCTGACCGCCGGCACGGTTCAGGCATTAGTATGGCTATCAGTGTTTTCGACCTTTTCAAGATTGGTATCGGCCCCTCCAGCTCACACACGGTAGGGCCTATGCGAGCAGCGGCAAGCTTCGCCCAGACCTTGCGTGAGCATGGCTTGTTGCCCCAGGTGCAGCGGGTGGAGGTGCGCCTGTATGGCTCGCTGTCGGCTACCGGTGTGGGTCATGCCACCGACCGTGCCTGCCTGCTCGGCCTGATGGGCCAGTGGCCCGATCGCATCGACCCGGCCACCATCGAGTCGCGTATCCAGCAGCTGCTGCAGGAACGCTGCTTGTTGCTCGATGGCAGCCACCCTGTGGTGTTCGACTACCCGCGCGACATGCTGTTGCTGGACGAAAGCCTGCCTTACCACCCCAACGCCATGAGCCTGCAGGCCTTGGGCGGGCAGGGCAGCCTGTTGCAGCAGACCTACTATTCCATCGGCGGCGGCTTCATCGTCGAGCAGGGCGAGGTCGATGCGCCGCAGGGCCAGGCACAAACGGTCGAGCTGCCGTACGCGTTTTCCAGCGGCGCCCAACTGCTTGCCCTGTGCAAGGCCAACCAGCTGAGCGTGGCACAACTGATGATGGCCAACGAGTGCGCCTGGCGCCCAGAGGCCGAGGTTCGCCAAGGGCTGCTGCAAATTTGGGCAGCCATGCGCCAGTGCGTCGACAACGGCCTGCGCAACGAAGGCGTGCTACCCGGCGGGCTCAATGTCAAGCGCCGCGCCGCGCGGCTGCATCGCAGCTTGCAGGTGGCCGGGCAGCCCAATGTGATTGGCTCGACCTTGAGCGCCATGGAGTGGGTCAACCTGTTCGCCTTGGCGGTCAATGAAGAAAATGCCGCTGGCGGACGCATGGTCACCGCACCTACCAATGGCGCTGCCGGGATCATCCCGGCCGTATTGCACTACTACATGAAGTTCAACCCCACTGCCTGTGACGACGATGTGGTGGCGTTTCTACTGGCCGCTGCAGCGGTCGGCATCTTGTGCAAGATGAATGCGTCGATCTCAGGTGCCGAAGTTGGTTGCCAAGGGGAGGTCGGCTCGGCCTGCTCGATGGCTGCCGCAGGCCTTGCACAATTGCTTGGGGCAACCCCGGCGCAGCTGGAAAACGCCGCCGAGATTGCATTGGAGCATAACCTGGGGCTGACCTGCGACCCGGTCGGTGGGCTGGTGCAGGTGCCGTGCATCGAACGCAACGCCATTGCCGCGGTGAAAGCGATCAATGCCGTGCAGATGGCGCTGCGTGGTGACGGTGAGCATTTCATCTCGCTCGACCGGGTAATCCGAACCATGCGCGATACCGGTGCCGACATGCATGCCAACTATAAGGAAACCTCCCGCGGTGGTCTGGCCGTGGCCTTCCCCGAGTGCTGAGCGTAGCACCGCCTGGTGCTAGCCCAACGCCTCGCGTAGTCGATACCACAACATCCCCAGGGCAAGCAGCGGCGAGCGCAGAGCCTTGCCCCCCGGAAAGGTCAAATGAGGCACCGCACTGAACACATCCAGCCCCTGACTCTGACCCTGCGCGATCCCCTCGGCCAGTAGCTTGGCCGTCCAGTGCGTCACGTTCAGGCCATGCCCGGAGTAGCCCTGGGCGTAGAATACGTTCGGGTGCTGGCGCAGGCGCCCGACCTGGGGGAAGCGGTTGGCGGTGATGCCGATCATCCCGCCCCACTGGTAGTCGATCTGCACATCGGCCAACTGCGGGAACACCTTGAGCACCTTCGGGCGCATGTAGGCTGCGATGTCTTTGGGATCGCGCCCGGAGTAATGGCAGGCGCCGCCGAACAGCAGACGACGATCGGCGGTGAGCCGGTAGTAGTCCAGGCCGACCTTCTGATCACACAGCGCCATGTTCTGCGGTATCAAGCGGCTGGCCAATGCTGCGGGCAGCGGCTCGGTTGCCACCACGTAGCTGCCAGCGGGCAGTACTTTGCCGCTCAGGCGGGGCTCCAGCTCGTCAAGGTGCGCATTGCAGCCCAGCACCAGGTTTTGCGCGCGCACCTTGCCGCTGGCAGTGTGCAAGATCGCCGTGGGGCCATGCTCGATGCGTAGCACCGGGCTCTGCTCGAAAATGCGCACACCCAGGCTTTGGGCGGCACGTGCCTCGCCTTGAACCAGGTCCAGAGGGTGCAGGTGGCCCGAACCCATGTCTACCAGCCCGCCTGCGTACTGGTCGCTGGCGACGATGGTGTGCAGGTCCTGCGGCCCGACCAGGCGTGTTTCATGACGGTAGCCAAGGTGTGCCAGTTCTTCCTGCTCAGCCTTGAAAGCGGCGAACTGCGCTGGGGTATTGGCCAGTTCGCAGAAGCCCCAGCGCAGGTCGCAGGCGATTGCGTACTGTTCGATGCGCCGTGCCACCAGGGCCACCGATTCAATGCCCGCATGCTGCAGGTAGCGCACGCCTTCCTGCCCGACATAACGGGCAAAGCCGCTGACGTCGTGGCCGATCCCGCGTATCAGTTGCCCGCCGTTGCGCCCGCTGGCGCCCCAGCCAATGCGCCGGCCCTCCAGCAGCACCACGCTAAGGCCGCGCTCGGCCAGTTCCAGCGCGGTGTTGACCCCAGTCAGGCCGCCGCCGACCACGCACACATCTGCCGTAAGCTCGCCCTGAAGGCTGGGGTAGGGCGCCGCATCGCGCGCAGTGGCGGCGTAGTAAGACGCGGTATGTTGATTTTCGAAAGGCATGGTGCGTTCTCGGCTCAGCGGTTGGACTTGATCTTGCTCCAGGAGCGGGTCATGACACGCATGATCTTCGGGCTGGGGGTACTTGAGATGTACAGCTTGTCGAGCACTTCTTGGGGCGGATAGATCTCGGGGTTCTCGACCAGGGATTTGTCCATGTAGGCCTTGGCGTCAAGGTTGGCGTTGGCGTAGCCGACCGTGGCGCTGATTTTGGCGATGACTTTGGGGTCGAGCAGGTAGTTGATGAAGGCCAGCGCCTGCTCGGGGTTGCTGGCATCCTTGGGGATGGCCAGCAGGTCGAACCACAAGTTGCTGCCTTCCTTGGGAATGCTGTAGGCGATCTTGACGCCGTTCTTGGCCTCCACGGCGCGATTGGCGGCTTGGAACACGTCGCCGGAGTAACCGAAGGCGATGCAGATATTACCGTTGGCCAAGTCCGAGACGTACTTGGAGGAATGGAAGTAGGTGATGTAGGGGCGCAACTCCATCAGGCGCGCTTCGGCCTTGGCATAGTCGCCGGGTTTCTCGCTGCGAGGGTCAAGGCCTAGGTAATTGAGCACCGCTGGGAACAGTTCGTCGGGCGAGTCCATGAAGGCCACGCCACATTGCTTGAGCTTCTTCAGGTTCTCTGGCTCGAACAGGGCTGCCCATGAGTCGATGTGATCAACGCCCAACGCTGCTTTGACCTTTTCGACGTTGTAGCCGATGCCGTTGGTGCCCCATAGGTACGGCACCGCGTATTTGTTGCCTGGGTCGTTCTGCTCCAGCTGCTTGAGCAGCTTGGGGTCCAGATGCTGCCAGTTCGGCAGCTTGCTGCGGTCCAGCGGCAGAAACGCACCGGCCTGGGCCTGGCGAGCGAGGAAATGGTTGGACGGCACGACTACGTCGTAGCCAGTGCGGCCGGCCAGCAGTTTGCCTTCCAGGGTTTCATTGGAGTCGAACACGTCATAGACGACGTTGATCCCGGTACTG
Proteins encoded in this region:
- a CDS encoding LysR substrate-binding domain-containing protein, yielding MRRQLNGQMFVWLHVFSCAARHLSFTRCAEELHITPGAVSQQMRQLEQRLGYRLFLRRARGVELSAEGQRLAQTVTDAYGAIEAELLRLDAGEIRGTLRLRSIPSFLAKWLTPRLPRFQQRYPDIELRLVAEDSAQALHPGDFDLAIDLNDGSYPGMLSTPLLDEQIFPVCSPALLRARPPLHGPADLAHYPLLHDITAWRGSSEYAEWEFYLEGIGATGLDVRRGHTFNRNHLTIEAAIAGIGVAIARRTLLNDELERGALIVPFGHPIANHKRYVVHYPPGGLNQPGARAVHDWLVEEAHNFRALHPLVLAS
- a CDS encoding L-serine ammonia-lyase, with product MAISVFDLFKIGIGPSSSHTVGPMRAAASFAQTLREHGLLPQVQRVEVRLYGSLSATGVGHATDRACLLGLMGQWPDRIDPATIESRIQQLLQERCLLLDGSHPVVFDYPRDMLLLDESLPYHPNAMSLQALGGQGSLLQQTYYSIGGGFIVEQGEVDAPQGQAQTVELPYAFSSGAQLLALCKANQLSVAQLMMANECAWRPEAEVRQGLLQIWAAMRQCVDNGLRNEGVLPGGLNVKRRAARLHRSLQVAGQPNVIGSTLSAMEWVNLFALAVNEENAAGGRMVTAPTNGAAGIIPAVLHYYMKFNPTACDDDVVAFLLAAAAVGILCKMNASISGAEVGCQGEVGSACSMAAAGLAQLLGATPAQLENAAEIALEHNLGLTCDPVGGLVQVPCIERNAIAAVKAINAVQMALRGDGEHFISLDRVIRTMRDTGADMHANYKETSRGGLAVAFPEC
- a CDS encoding NAD(P)/FAD-dependent oxidoreductase; the encoded protein is MPFENQHTASYYAATARDAAPYPSLQGELTADVCVVGGGLTGVNTALELAERGLSVVLLEGRRIGWGASGRNGGQLIRGIGHDVSGFARYVGQEGVRYLQHAGIESVALVARRIEQYAIACDLRWGFCELANTPAQFAAFKAEQEELAHLGYRHETRLVGPQDLHTIVASDQYAGGLVDMGSGHLHPLDLVQGEARAAQSLGVRIFEQSPVLRIEHGPTAILHTASGKVRAQNLVLGCNAHLDELEPRLSGKVLPAGSYVVATEPLPAALASRLIPQNMALCDQKVGLDYYRLTADRRLLFGGACHYSGRDPKDIAAYMRPKVLKVFPQLADVQIDYQWGGMIGITANRFPQVGRLRQHPNVFYAQGYSGHGLNVTHWTAKLLAEGIAQGQSQGLDVFSAVPHLTFPGGKALRSPLLALGMLWYRLREALG
- a CDS encoding polyamine ABC transporter substrate-binding protein yields the protein MRHLQALIPATFALLFGAAAQAAPSVSVYNWTDYIGDTTLADFTASTGINVVYDVFDSNETLEGKLLAGRTGYDVVVPSNHFLARQAQAGAFLPLDRSKLPNWQHLDPKLLKQLEQNDPGNKYAVPYLWGTNGIGYNVEKVKAALGVDHIDSWAALFEPENLKKLKQCGVAFMDSPDELFPAVLNYLGLDPRSEKPGDYAKAEARLMELRPYITYFHSSKYVSDLANGNICIAFGYSGDVFQAANRAVEAKNGVKIAYSIPKEGSNLWFDLLAIPKDASNPEQALAFINYLLDPKVIAKISATVGYANANLDAKAYMDKSLVENPEIYPPQEVLDKLYISSTPSPKIMRVMTRSWSKIKSNR